A genomic stretch from Salarias fasciatus chromosome 10, fSalaFa1.1, whole genome shotgun sequence includes:
- the srsf1b gene encoding serine/arginine-rich splicing factor 1B, whose protein sequence is MSVGGLIRGPAGSNDCRIYVGNLPPDIRSKDVEDLFYKYGLIRDIDLKNRRGGPPFAFVQFEDPRDAEDAVYGRDGYDYDGYRLRVEFPRSGRGGGGGGGGGGGVGPMGPPRGRYGPPSRRSEYRVIVSGLPPSGSWQDLKDHMREAGDVCYADVYRDGTGVVEFVRKEDMTYAVRKLDNTKFRSHEGETAYIRVKTDGPRSPSYGRSRSRSRSRSRSRSRSKSGSRSCSPRRNRGSPRYSPRRSRSNSRSRSRSRSRSRSRT, encoded by the exons ATGTCCGTCGGAGGTCTCATTCGAGGTCCGGCTGGGAGCAACGATTGTCGGATATACGTCGGGAATCTGCCCCCGGACATCCGATCGAAGGATGTCgaagatttgttttacaaatacGGATTAATCCGAGACATCGATCTGAAGAACCGCAGAGGAGGACCTCCGTTTGCCTTTGTGCAGTTCGAGGACCCGAG GGATGCTGAGGATGCAGTCTACGGGCGTGATGGCTATGACTATGATGGCTACCGGCTGCGTGTTGAATTCCCAAGAAGCGGACgcggagggggtgggggaggcggtggcggcggtggggtTGGGCCAATGGGACCACCGAGGGGGAGGTATGGTCCCCCCTCTCGGCGCTCAGAGTACAGGGTTATTGTGTCAG GTCTTCCTCCTAGCGGGAGCTGGCAGGATCTGAAGGACCACATGCGAGAGGCAGGTGATGTATGTTATGCTGATGTGTACCGCGATGGCACTGGAGTTGTGGAATTTGTACGCAAGGAAGACATGACCTACGCTGTCCGTAAACTGGATAATACCAAGTTTCGCTCTCATGAG ggTGAGACAGCCTACATCCGCGTGAAGACGGACGGGCCTCGCAGCCCCAGCTACGGCCGCTcccgctctcgctctcgctcccGCAGCCGCAGCAGGAGCCGGAGCAAAAGCGGCTCTCGCAGCTGCTCTCCGCGGCGCAACAGAGGATCTCCACGTTATTCTCCTCGGCGCTCGCGCTCCAACTCCCGGTCTcgctcccggtcccggtcccggtcccgctcTCGCACATAG